From the Bacteroidia bacterium genome, one window contains:
- the fni gene encoding type 2 isopentenyl-diphosphate Delta-isomerase yields MSETSSRKQEHVELCVSGQVGYRTKRTGLEDWDYIHNALPEIDASEIDTSTEFLGRRLSFPLLITGMTGGYADAERINGMLAEVCQELRIAIGAGSMRQALEDDRFHASWKILRRNANAVPVLANIGAPEVARMHDTAAAERLVELVEADALVVHTNPLQEFLQPEGDTRFRGVLDALRMLCSRLSVPVILKEVGAGISADVARRAYKAGVRCIDISGAGGTSWAGVEMLRRNDDIEIASAFHDWGIPTAEALLALRADRPGDLRLIASGGITDGLMIAKCITLGADLTGAARPLLTALFEGGQEALRNRIVSWQHDLTGAMFLTGSRSLNDLRQAPIIHRSTTQA; encoded by the coding sequence ATGTCCGAAACCTCATCAAGAAAACAGGAACACGTCGAACTCTGCGTCAGCGGGCAGGTCGGTTATCGTACGAAGCGTACGGGACTGGAGGATTGGGACTATATCCACAACGCGCTTCCGGAGATCGACGCGTCGGAGATTGACACCTCCACCGAATTTCTCGGCAGACGATTGTCCTTCCCCTTGCTCATCACCGGCATGACCGGCGGCTACGCCGATGCGGAACGCATCAACGGCATGCTCGCCGAGGTGTGCCAGGAACTCCGGATCGCCATTGGGGCGGGAAGCATGCGGCAGGCGCTGGAGGATGATCGCTTTCATGCCTCCTGGAAAATCCTGCGCCGCAACGCCAACGCGGTCCCGGTGCTCGCGAATATTGGCGCCCCGGAGGTCGCGCGCATGCATGACACTGCCGCCGCGGAGCGGCTTGTCGAACTCGTCGAGGCCGACGCGCTTGTCGTGCACACCAATCCGTTGCAGGAATTTCTCCAGCCCGAAGGCGATACCCGTTTCCGCGGTGTGCTCGATGCGTTGCGTATGCTCTGCTCGCGACTCTCTGTTCCCGTCATTCTCAAGGAGGTCGGCGCGGGCATATCCGCCGACGTCGCCCGGCGCGCGTACAAGGCCGGTGTGCGCTGCATTGACATTTCCGGTGCGGGAGGAACGAGCTGGGCAGGGGTTGAAATGCTGCGCCGCAACGACGATATTGAAATAGCGTCCGCTTTCCACGATTGGGGTATCCCGACAGCGGAAGCGCTCCTGGCGCTCCGCGCCGACAGACCCGGCGACCTGCGGCTTATAGCCTCGGGAGGTATTACGGACGGTCTGATGATCGCGAAATGCATCACGCTCGGTGCGGATCTGACCGGCGCGGCACGGCCTCTCCTGACCGCGTTGTTCGAGGGGGGACAGGAGGCCCTGCGCAATCGCATCGTGAGCTGGCAGCATGACCTCACCGGAGCCATGTTCCTGACCGGCAGTCGTTCGCTGAACGATCTCCGGCAGGCCCCTATTATTCATCGTAGTACCACTCAGGCATGA
- the ptsP gene encoding phosphoenolpyruvate--protein phosphotransferase, with protein sequence MKVDKQECILKGLPASGGIAIGRAFVYEREEVYVHERTLDNGEIDHELTLLDEAVTRAKDELEKIAGFARENLDENAAAIFEGQLLMLEDVELLRALRDRIRKERKNADFLIHQEIEKHKAILSATDNDMLRARVEDLDEVGQRLLRGMQMKRLHANIEGEHVVISTQLTPSDTVLFSRGDVLGYATDLGGITSHAAILARSLKIPAVTGLQTITASVETGDLVIIDGQKGLMILHPSDHHISEYREKIRRIEAFEHALADVVDKPCVTPDGRKVELSANAEFVNELEFIITQGSRGIGLYRTEHLYLAKGDFPTEQEQYVDYSEIAHIMYPQPVIFRTFDIGGDKLLSGALREDNPFLGWRGIRMMLDKQEIFRQQLRAILRASAMKNIKLMFPMISGMLELREVLRRLEHVKEELRREGHRFDEQLEIGVMIEVPSAVFVAEELAREVDFFSIGTNDLVQYLVAVDRNNELISNLYQEFHPAVLRAIKYTIDTGHRNGIWVGMCGEMAGNPLATALLLGLGLDEFSMVPSVIPEIKKIIRSVPHQEAQLLAEQALALSTSLDVRALLRADLLKRDPDIFSTVENGNNDTADLIT encoded by the coding sequence ATGAAAGTTGACAAACAGGAATGTATTCTCAAGGGATTACCCGCGTCCGGGGGAATCGCCATAGGCCGGGCCTTCGTGTATGAACGTGAAGAGGTGTACGTCCACGAACGAACGCTTGACAACGGCGAGATCGATCACGAGCTGACCCTGCTTGATGAAGCTGTGACGCGCGCGAAGGATGAGCTGGAGAAAATTGCCGGTTTCGCGCGCGAAAACCTCGATGAGAATGCGGCAGCCATTTTTGAAGGCCAATTGCTTATGCTCGAGGATGTGGAGCTATTACGCGCATTGCGCGATCGCATCCGGAAAGAGAGAAAAAACGCCGACTTCCTGATTCATCAGGAAATCGAAAAGCATAAAGCCATCCTGTCCGCAACCGACAACGATATGCTCCGCGCCCGCGTGGAGGATCTCGACGAGGTGGGGCAGCGGCTGTTGCGCGGTATGCAGATGAAACGGCTGCACGCGAACATCGAAGGCGAGCACGTGGTGATCTCCACACAACTCACCCCGTCCGATACCGTGCTGTTCAGCCGCGGCGACGTGCTCGGCTATGCCACGGACCTCGGCGGCATCACCTCGCATGCCGCTATCCTCGCCCGTTCACTCAAAATCCCGGCAGTGACCGGTCTGCAGACCATCACCGCAAGCGTGGAGACGGGCGACCTCGTCATCATCGACGGACAAAAGGGACTGATGATTCTGCATCCCAGTGACCACCACATCTCGGAATACCGGGAAAAGATCCGTCGCATAGAGGCGTTTGAACACGCCCTCGCCGATGTGGTGGACAAGCCCTGCGTCACACCGGACGGCCGCAAGGTTGAGCTTTCGGCGAACGCGGAATTCGTCAACGAACTGGAATTCATCATCACGCAGGGCTCGCGCGGAATCGGTCTGTATCGCACAGAACACCTGTATCTGGCGAAAGGGGATTTCCCCACCGAACAAGAGCAGTATGTTGATTACAGCGAGATCGCGCATATCATGTATCCGCAGCCGGTGATTTTTCGCACCTTCGACATTGGGGGCGACAAGCTGCTGAGCGGCGCTCTGCGCGAAGATAATCCCTTCCTCGGATGGCGTGGTATCCGGATGATGCTGGACAAGCAGGAGATTTTTCGTCAGCAGCTGCGCGCTATCCTCCGCGCGTCGGCGATGAAGAATATCAAGCTGATGTTTCCGATGATCAGCGGTATGCTCGAATTGCGCGAGGTCCTGCGTCGCCTCGAACATGTGAAGGAGGAATTACGGCGGGAAGGACATCGTTTCGACGAGCAACTCGAAATCGGTGTCATGATCGAGGTACCCTCCGCCGTTTTTGTCGCCGAGGAACTCGCCCGCGAAGTGGATTTCTTCTCCATCGGAACCAATGACCTCGTACAGTATCTTGTCGCGGTCGACCGAAACAACGAGTTGATTTCCAATCTGTATCAGGAATTCCATCCCGCCGTGTTGCGTGCCATAAAGTACACGATCGACACCGGGCACCGGAATGGTATTTGGGTGGGCATGTGCGGCGAGATGGCCGGGAATCCCCTTGCGACCGCACTGCTGCTGGGACTGGGGCTTGATGAATTCAGTATGGTGCCCTCGGTCATTCCGGAAATCAAGAAGATCATTCGCTCCGTTCCCCATCAGGAAGCACAGCTCCTCGCCGAACAGGCGCTCGCACTCTCCACTTCTCTGGATGTTCGCGCATTGTTGCGGGCGGATTTACTGAAGCGCGATCCGGACATTTTCTCCACCGTCGAAAACGGAAATAACGACACAGCGGACCTTATAACCTGA
- a CDS encoding polyprenyl synthetase family protein encodes MNSQHAYYQHLKSLIDERLNGIIDRDEPLTMYEPARYVLSGGGKRIRPVLVLLACEAVGGNPLDAVDAGVAVEILHNFTLVHDDIMDSADTRRGRLTVHKKWDANIAILVGDELMGIAYKTLLNTRSGDIRELISVFTDGVIEVCEGQSYDKEYEALPAVTEQQYLMMISKKTGWLVAISAQLGAIIGNAEPARTAALLSYARHIGRAFQIQDDLLDAIAEEEEFGKPVGGDILEGKKTYLLVNAMGLATGADLELLQRVATRTAGREGLVEKVRMLYDTLGVLDIARKRIEEDTTAAIAALDTLQANNGRDMLVWLARMLLDRKY; translated from the coding sequence ATGAACAGCCAACACGCATATTATCAGCACCTGAAATCCCTCATCGATGAACGCCTGAACGGAATTATCGACAGGGACGAACCCCTTACGATGTACGAACCCGCCCGTTACGTGCTGAGCGGCGGCGGGAAACGCATCCGGCCGGTACTCGTTCTGCTCGCGTGCGAAGCGGTGGGCGGCAATCCCCTCGATGCCGTCGACGCGGGTGTCGCCGTCGAAATCCTCCACAACTTCACCCTCGTGCATGACGATATCATGGACAGCGCGGATACGCGCCGCGGCCGGCTGACGGTGCACAAAAAATGGGATGCCAACATCGCCATCCTTGTGGGCGACGAGCTCATGGGCATTGCCTACAAGACCTTGCTCAACACGCGGTCCGGTGATATTCGCGAGCTGATTTCCGTTTTCACCGACGGCGTGATCGAGGTCTGCGAAGGACAGAGTTACGACAAAGAGTACGAAGCTCTCCCGGCTGTTACGGAACAGCAGTACCTGATGATGATCAGCAAGAAAACCGGCTGGCTTGTCGCGATTTCGGCGCAGTTGGGTGCCATCATCGGCAACGCCGAACCGGCACGGACCGCGGCGCTGCTCAGTTACGCACGGCATATCGGGCGCGCGTTTCAGATACAGGACGATCTGCTCGACGCCATCGCCGAGGAAGAGGAGTTCGGCAAGCCTGTGGGCGGCGACATTCTGGAAGGGAAAAAAACCTATTTGCTCGTCAATGCGATGGGGTTGGCAACAGGTGCGGACCTCGAACTGCTGCAGCGTGTCGCGACGCGTACCGCAGGGAGAGAAGGCCTCGTGGAAAAGGTACGTATGCTGTATGATACGCTCGGCGTGCTGGACATTGCGAGAAAACGTATTGAAGAAGACACCACCGCAGCCATCGCTGCGCTGGATACTCTGCAGGCGAATAACGGACGCGACATGCTCGTCTGGCTTGCGCGCATGCTGCTCGACAGGAAATACTGA
- a CDS encoding glucose-6-phosphate isomerase, whose product MTNTLRIDLSNSIPAIPQEEWDAARKRIQEAQRILMQGDGPGNDFLGWKELPRNARSLLPDITETAARIRENSDALIVVGIGGSYLGARAVIEALRPPFAGGPEVHYAGQHIDGAWLRALMLHLDDKRVSINVISKSGTTTEPALAFRVLRQWMERRYGREGASQRIIATTDAARGALRGLADAEGYKTYVIPDDVGGRFSVLTPVGLLPIAAAGLDIAGLLDGAEAMLERSMSDDPAINSALSYAAVRDALYRSGKRVEVLASFVPAFSGITEWWKQLFGESEGKNGKGIFPAAVNNTTDLHSLGQYIQDGERMLFETFLVADAVDGDIAVPTTDEDADGMGFVAGKSFLDVNRNAHLGTALAHSEGGVPNSTIHLMDTGAASIGALLYMFETAVAYGGYALGVNPFDQPGVEDYKRNMFALLGKPGYEDLRARLLSHNNAR is encoded by the coding sequence ATGACCAATACACTACGCATCGATCTCTCCAACAGTATTCCCGCAATCCCGCAGGAGGAATGGGATGCGGCGCGCAAGCGGATCCAAGAGGCCCAACGCATTCTGATGCAGGGCGATGGCCCGGGGAATGATTTTCTCGGCTGGAAGGAACTTCCACGCAATGCGCGATCCTTGCTGCCCGACATCACTGAAACCGCCGCGAGGATTCGCGAGAACTCCGATGCTCTCATCGTCGTCGGTATTGGCGGCTCCTACCTTGGCGCACGGGCGGTGATAGAGGCTCTCCGGCCGCCCTTCGCGGGAGGGCCGGAGGTGCATTATGCCGGACAACACATTGATGGTGCCTGGCTGCGTGCGCTCATGCTGCATCTCGATGACAAACGCGTGAGTATCAACGTCATTTCAAAATCGGGCACGACCACGGAGCCCGCGCTCGCATTCCGCGTCTTGCGCCAGTGGATGGAACGGCGCTACGGCAGAGAGGGCGCATCGCAACGGATCATCGCGACCACGGATGCGGCACGGGGCGCTCTCCGCGGTCTCGCGGACGCGGAAGGATACAAAACCTATGTGATCCCCGATGATGTCGGCGGCCGCTTTTCCGTGTTGACACCAGTCGGCCTGTTACCCATCGCGGCGGCGGGGCTGGACATTGCCGGATTGCTCGATGGTGCCGAAGCTATGCTCGAGCGTTCCATGAGTGATGACCCCGCGATCAACAGCGCACTGTCCTACGCCGCTGTGCGGGATGCGCTGTATCGGAGCGGCAAACGGGTGGAGGTGCTCGCGTCCTTTGTCCCGGCTTTCTCGGGTATTACCGAATGGTGGAAACAGCTTTTCGGTGAAAGCGAAGGTAAGAACGGCAAGGGCATTTTTCCCGCAGCGGTGAACAACACCACGGATCTGCACTCGCTCGGGCAGTACATACAGGACGGGGAGCGCATGCTCTTTGAGACTTTTCTCGTCGCGGATGCCGTTGACGGCGATATCGCTGTTCCGACCACCGACGAGGATGCCGATGGCATGGGATTCGTGGCCGGGAAGTCGTTTCTCGATGTAAACCGCAACGCCCATCTCGGTACCGCGCTCGCGCACAGCGAAGGCGGAGTGCCGAACAGTACCATTCATCTCATGGACACGGGCGCGGCTTCCATCGGCGCGTTGCTCTATATGTTCGAAACGGCGGTGGCCTACGGCGGCTACGCTCTGGGCGTCAATCCCTTCGATCAACCGGGCGTGGAGGACTACAAGCGGAACATGTTCGCCCTCCTCGGCAAGCCGGGGTATGAAGACCTGCGGGCTCGCCTGCTTTCGCACAACAATGCTCGTTAG
- a CDS encoding HPr family phosphocarrier protein produces the protein MLEQDVVIRNRSGLHTRPAATLVKTAARFQAEFYITKDGFEINGKSIIGVMTLAAEQGSALTLRFEGIDEKEMAEAIVQLFNEGFGEL, from the coding sequence ATGCTGGAACAGGATGTCGTAATACGGAACAGATCGGGTCTGCATACAAGGCCGGCGGCCACGCTGGTCAAAACCGCAGCACGTTTTCAGGCCGAATTTTATATCACCAAGGACGGATTTGAAATCAACGGAAAGAGTATCATCGGTGTCATGACGCTGGCGGCGGAACAGGGATCCGCATTGACCCTGCGTTTTGAGGGTATCGATGAGAAGGAAATGGCCGAGGCCATCGTGCAACTGTTCAACGAGGGTTTTGGCGAACTCTGA
- a CDS encoding bifunctional phosphoglucose/phosphomannose isomerase: MTSTYADRIATYDSTDMYSVLCDYPGQIRTGLDIGNTVNLSTIDTNAIRNLLICGMGGSAIGGDIFRVFAASKSPVPILVNRDYGLPAWVDHGTLVVVLSYSGGTEESLSAYDEAGVRGAARIVVTSGGELLERAERDGVPVAIVPGGLAPRCALGYLFFSLLVIAARCDVFDLGQSALRALLMDVEAATKDLADYTNEENPAVRIAERLRGTIPVLYGGQAFMDAILTRWRCQIEENAKVLAYSNVLPEMNHNEIVGWEQLPDVLKRISVVALHDLADPAPLRKRLAITLDIVRPLAANVIEVHATEENELSRVFGLILLGDWVSFYLAVGSGVDPFPIRNINHLKNALKSQ; the protein is encoded by the coding sequence ATGACCTCAACCTACGCAGACCGTATCGCCACATATGACAGCACCGATATGTACAGCGTGCTCTGTGATTATCCCGGACAGATTCGGACCGGGTTAGACATTGGCAACACGGTAAACCTGAGCACCATTGACACGAACGCTATTCGCAATCTGCTTATCTGCGGGATGGGCGGTTCCGCGATCGGTGGTGATATTTTTCGGGTGTTCGCCGCATCGAAAAGCCCCGTTCCCATTCTCGTCAACCGCGACTACGGCTTACCTGCATGGGTCGATCACGGAACGCTGGTGGTGGTGCTGAGCTACTCCGGTGGTACCGAAGAGTCCCTCTCCGCCTATGATGAAGCGGGCGTCCGCGGTGCCGCGCGTATCGTGGTGACCTCGGGCGGCGAGTTGCTGGAGCGCGCGGAACGCGATGGCGTTCCGGTGGCCATCGTGCCCGGCGGTTTGGCGCCGCGTTGCGCACTGGGGTATCTCTTTTTTTCGCTGCTGGTGATCGCGGCCCGCTGTGATGTGTTCGACCTCGGGCAATCCGCCTTGCGTGCCTTGCTGATGGATGTGGAAGCTGCCACGAAAGATCTTGCAGACTACACGAATGAAGAGAATCCCGCCGTGCGAATCGCGGAGCGCCTGCGCGGCACGATTCCGGTGCTGTACGGTGGCCAGGCGTTCATGGATGCCATACTCACACGCTGGCGTTGCCAGATCGAGGAGAATGCCAAAGTGCTCGCGTATAGCAACGTACTTCCGGAAATGAATCACAACGAAATTGTGGGGTGGGAGCAACTGCCCGATGTGCTGAAAAGGATCTCCGTCGTCGCCTTGCATGATCTCGCCGATCCGGCGCCGCTGCGAAAACGTCTGGCAATTACGCTGGATATTGTGCGGCCGCTCGCTGCAAATGTCATTGAAGTGCACGCGACCGAAGAAAATGAACTGTCACGCGTTTTTGGCTTGATCCTGCTAGGTGACTGGGTTAGCTTCTACCTTGCTGTGGGCAGCGGCGTGGATCCCTTCCCCATTCGCAACATCAATCACCTGAAAAACGCGCTCAAGTCGCAATAG